The following coding sequences lie in one Flavobacterium sp. 20NA77.7 genomic window:
- a CDS encoding SusC/RagA family TonB-linked outer membrane protein, producing the protein MKTMLKKMLFFMLMLPLGVLAQNTLKGKVVNSSNGQPLASVTVSVKGTATATQTDDSGSFVLKNIKNGATLNFAFIGFKAESLVYSGQKEVTVQLTEENKAIEEVVVQVGYGAVKKKDATGAVDVVTAKDFNRGFNSNVEGLLNGRVAGVVITQGGRPGDGAAIRIRGGASLNASNDPLIVLDGVPIINGLNTINPNDIESFSILKDASATAIYGNQGSNGVILITTKKGARGDVKVNMSTTFTVNTLAKKVNTTSAADFRAFMVNPANISAYGIDPTRVARMGNANTDWQDQIFSNSVTVDNNMSIRGAMFKSVPTSFSFGNSNIPGILNTSSFNRTTSALRMTPSFFKDHLKVAVNANYSLIKERFADEGAISDAINFDPTQPVYSANSPFGGYNEWMNGTSPILLATDNPVAKLNQRSNYGWTNRYFGNIQLDYKFHFLPELKATVVAGLDRSNFNYDNKLSNQSINGYLVGGNPLNNNGSYGFGWSRSSRKVLDVYLNYAKVFGDISVDVTAGHSYQETGNRLFNSGNVADPNNTITSLNTRLNPTSKLESYFGRANLGYKEKYLLTLNVRNDMTNNFSKANRSAFFPGMAAAWVASKEDFLAGNKTLTNLKVRFGWGVTGQQDMPTNFSYIPQYSTASNGSFYTFGNTIISPVSPQFYSETIKWEETTTTNVGVDYELFGKVRGTVDVYKKHTKDLLAYVAYPDGANLSNYGPRNFGDLEIKGVELSLNTDLIKSKDLNWNVNFNANYQDRKITATAIDGTGAAGFTTGGIAGGVGNTIQIHSTGYAPNSFWVYEQVYGTNGKPLEGVYVDRNGDGNIDTKDMYQYKKPYADFTFGLLSNLSYKHWDFSMSWRASLGNYMYDNIGSSKGYLANSTSQITPLNNINPSFFETGFVSEGNNRYFSDYYVKNASFIKLDNISLAYNFPDALGKATNLKFNFGVQNALVLTKYKGIDPEIFSGIDNTIYPRARMFVLGCNVNF; encoded by the coding sequence ATGAAAACTATGCTAAAAAAAATGCTATTTTTTATGCTTATGCTACCTTTAGGAGTTTTGGCTCAAAACACCTTAAAAGGTAAGGTTGTTAACAGTTCAAATGGACAACCATTAGCAAGCGTAACTGTATCTGTAAAAGGTACTGCAACAGCAACACAAACAGATGATTCTGGTTCTTTTGTGTTGAAGAATATTAAAAATGGCGCAACGCTTAATTTTGCCTTTATTGGATTTAAAGCGGAAAGCCTTGTCTACTCTGGACAAAAAGAAGTAACTGTACAACTAACTGAAGAAAACAAAGCAATTGAAGAAGTTGTAGTTCAAGTAGGTTATGGAGCTGTTAAAAAGAAAGACGCAACAGGTGCTGTTGACGTAGTAACCGCAAAAGACTTTAATAGAGGATTCAACTCTAATGTTGAAGGACTATTAAACGGTCGAGTAGCTGGTGTTGTTATCACACAAGGCGGTAGACCAGGTGATGGTGCTGCTATTAGAATTAGAGGTGGTGCTTCATTAAATGCATCTAATGATCCTTTAATTGTGTTGGATGGTGTGCCAATAATAAACGGTTTAAACACTATTAATCCAAATGACATTGAAAGTTTTTCAATATTGAAAGATGCTTCTGCAACGGCTATCTATGGTAATCAAGGCTCAAATGGAGTGATTTTAATAACTACTAAAAAAGGCGCAAGAGGAGATGTAAAAGTAAACATGAGTACTACATTTACCGTAAATACTTTGGCAAAAAAAGTGAATACTACTTCTGCAGCTGATTTTAGAGCCTTTATGGTAAATCCTGCTAATATTAGTGCTTATGGTATTGATCCTACACGAGTAGCTAGAATGGGTAATGCAAATACAGATTGGCAAGACCAAATTTTTTCAAATTCAGTTACAGTAGACAACAATATGTCTATACGTGGCGCTATGTTTAAAAGTGTTCCAACTAGCTTCTCTTTTGGAAATTCAAATATTCCAGGGATATTAAACACATCTAGCTTTAATAGAACTACTTCTGCCTTGAGAATGACTCCTTCATTTTTTAAAGATCATTTAAAAGTAGCTGTTAACGCTAACTACTCTTTAATTAAAGAAAGATTTGCTGACGAAGGCGCTATTTCTGACGCTATCAACTTTGATCCTACGCAGCCTGTTTATTCGGCAAACTCTCCGTTTGGAGGATACAATGAGTGGATGAACGGAACTTCTCCTATATTATTAGCTACAGACAACCCGGTAGCAAAATTAAATCAAAGAAGTAATTATGGATGGACTAACAGATATTTTGGAAATATTCAATTAGATTATAAATTCCACTTTTTACCTGAATTAAAAGCAACAGTGGTTGCTGGTTTAGATAGATCTAATTTTAATTATGATAATAAATTAAGCAATCAAAGTATTAACGGTTATTTAGTGGGAGGGAATCCACTTAATAATAACGGAAGTTATGGCTTTGGTTGGAGTAGAAGTTCAAGAAAGGTATTAGACGTTTATTTAAACTATGCTAAAGTTTTTGGAGATATATCTGTAGATGTTACTGCAGGGCACTCGTATCAAGAAACTGGAAATAGATTATTTAATTCCGGAAATGTAGCAGATCCAAATAATACTATTACATCTTTAAACACTAGACTAAATCCTACAAGCAAATTAGAATCTTATTTTGGTAGAGCTAATTTAGGTTACAAAGAGAAGTATTTATTGACGTTGAATGTTAGAAATGACATGACAAACAACTTTAGTAAAGCAAACCGTTCTGCATTTTTCCCAGGAATGGCAGCTGCATGGGTAGCTTCTAAAGAAGATTTCTTAGCAGGAAACAAAACCTTAACGAATTTAAAAGTTAGATTTGGATGGGGTGTGACTGGTCAACAAGACATGCCAACTAATTTCTCTTATATTCCTCAATATTCTACAGCAAGTAATGGTTCTTTCTATACATTTGGAAACACTATCATTTCTCCTGTTAGTCCTCAGTTCTACTCTGAAACAATCAAATGGGAAGAAACTACAACTACAAATGTGGGTGTGGATTATGAATTATTTGGAAAAGTTAGAGGTACTGTTGACGTGTATAAAAAACACACTAAAGATTTGTTAGCTTATGTAGCTTATCCTGACGGCGCAAACTTATCAAACTATGGACCAAGAAACTTTGGTGACTTGGAAATCAAAGGGGTTGAGTTATCATTAAATACAGATTTAATCAAATCAAAAGATTTAAACTGGAATGTTAACTTTAACGCAAACTACCAAGACAGAAAAATTACCGCTACAGCTATTGATGGAACTGGAGCAGCTGGATTTACTACAGGTGGAATTGCAGGAGGTGTAGGTAATACAATTCAAATCCACAGCACAGGTTATGCACCGAATTCGTTCTGGGTATATGAGCAAGTCTATGGTACGAATGGAAAACCACTTGAAGGTGTGTATGTAGACAGAAATGGTGATGGTAACATTGACACAAAAGACATGTACCAATACAAAAAACCATATGCTGACTTTACATTTGGATTATTATCTAATTTAAGCTACAAACACTGGGATTTCTCAATGTCTTGGAGAGCTAGTTTAGGAAACTACATGTATGACAATATTGGTTCTTCAAAAGGCTATTTAGCAAACTCAACTAGCCAAATTACACCTTTAAACAACATTAATCCTAGCTTCTTCGAAACAGGGTTTGTTAGCGAAGGAAACAACAGATATTTTTCTGATTATTATGTTAAAAATGCATCATTTATTAAGTTAGATAATATTTCTTTAGCTTATAATTTCCCTGATGCGTTAGGAAAAGCAACTAATTTGAAATTTAACTTTGGTGTTCAAAATGCTTTAGTACTTACTAAATACAAAGGAATTGATCCGGAAATATTTAGCGGAATAGATAATACTATTTATCCAAGAGCAAGAATGTTTGTACTAGGTTGTAATGTTAACTTCTAA
- a CDS encoding RagB/SusD family nutrient uptake outer membrane protein, with the protein MKNIKYLKSLFFIFIGSFAFYSCTNELDTNELDEDVFSSEQFYQDENSYKQFLSKLYLGLAASGQGGPNGAPDINGIDGGFGQYLRAYWVLNEVPTDEAVIGWADGNLPSLNTHTWGSNNEFIYAMFSRGMYQVSLCNEFLRQTTDEKLSSRNVSATTRAQIVNFRAEARFLRAFSYWHLMDMFGNIPFTTENDPVGYLLPPQKDRAFMFNFITSELNAIQGDLKDSQANEYGRIDKIAAKMLLAKVYLNAQVYIGQAKYTEAAQELNTVLASSYSLTPNSYAKIFMADNDINGAQNEIIFPIRYSGTSTQTYGGTTFIIHAAIGGNMNGSDYGVNGGWWGLRTRPEFYNKFSGDARGMFHTSGQQLNINSIGNFTDGYAVGKFKNVKSTGGAGSDAQGNFADTDFPVFRLADAYLMYAELAVRGVGSLSQATTYVNALRTRAGVATVNQSALTLDFILDERGRELYWEGHRRQDLIRFGKFTGSSYIWQWKGNVQTGASIDDKFKVFPIPATAIGSNPTLQQNTGY; encoded by the coding sequence ATGAAAAATATTAAATATTTAAAATCTTTATTCTTCATTTTTATAGGTTCTTTTGCTTTTTATTCATGTACAAATGAATTAGACACAAATGAATTAGATGAAGATGTGTTCTCATCAGAACAATTCTATCAAGATGAGAACTCTTACAAACAATTTTTATCTAAATTATATTTAGGTTTAGCTGCTTCTGGACAAGGAGGTCCTAATGGAGCACCAGACATCAATGGTATTGATGGTGGTTTTGGTCAATACTTAAGAGCTTACTGGGTATTAAATGAAGTGCCTACAGATGAAGCTGTAATTGGTTGGGCTGATGGTAACTTACCTTCATTAAACACACATACGTGGGGTTCAAATAACGAATTCATTTATGCTATGTTCTCTAGAGGAATGTATCAAGTTTCATTATGTAATGAGTTCTTAAGACAAACTACTGATGAGAAATTAAGCAGTAGAAACGTATCAGCAACTACAAGAGCACAAATTGTAAACTTTAGAGCAGAGGCTCGTTTCTTAAGAGCATTTTCTTACTGGCACTTAATGGATATGTTTGGTAACATTCCATTTACAACTGAAAATGACCCTGTTGGTTATTTATTACCTCCTCAAAAAGACAGAGCTTTTATGTTTAATTTTATCACTAGCGAATTAAACGCTATCCAAGGTGACTTAAAAGATTCTCAAGCTAATGAGTACGGTAGAATTGATAAAATTGCTGCTAAAATGTTATTAGCAAAAGTATATTTAAATGCACAAGTATATATTGGGCAAGCTAAATATACAGAAGCAGCACAAGAATTAAATACTGTTTTAGCTTCTTCTTATTCCTTGACTCCAAATAGTTATGCTAAAATATTTATGGCAGACAACGATATCAATGGCGCTCAAAATGAAATCATTTTCCCTATCAGATATTCTGGAACAAGTACACAAACTTATGGAGGAACAACTTTCATTATTCACGCTGCAATAGGTGGAAACATGAATGGATCTGATTATGGTGTTAATGGTGGCTGGTGGGGTCTAAGAACTCGTCCAGAATTCTACAACAAATTCTCAGGAGATGCTAGAGGTATGTTCCACACAAGTGGTCAACAATTAAACATCAATAGCATTGGTAACTTTACAGATGGATATGCTGTTGGTAAATTTAAAAATGTGAAATCTACAGGAGGTGCTGGTTCAGACGCTCAAGGTAATTTTGCAGATACCGATTTCCCTGTTTTCCGTTTAGCTGATGCTTACTTAATGTATGCTGAATTAGCAGTAAGAGGAGTTGGAAGTTTAAGTCAAGCAACTACTTATGTAAATGCTTTAAGAACTAGAGCTGGTGTTGCAACTGTAAACCAAAGTGCGTTAACTTTAGATTTCATTCTTGATGAAAGAGGAAGAGAATTGTACTGGGAAGGACACAGAAGACAAGACTTAATACGTTTCGGTAAATTTACAGGTAGTTCTTACATTTGGCAATGGAAAGGTAATGTACAAACTGGAGCAAGTATAGATGATAAATTCAAAGTATTCCCTATACCTGCAACAGCAATTGGATCTAACCCAACATTACAACAAAACACTGGTTATTAA
- a CDS encoding SusE domain-containing protein → MKKIFLTVLMGALASLSSCSDETFDPVASNSTINLTAPTGGSFVLSAASAGSTATTVKWTSADFGFNAAVTYSLQAVKSNQTFTATSGSFPLGTFSSTQSSLEKALTQRQLNNLILSANGNIGTAETFKIRVIGRPSTQLSSSTNGVVAISNEVTITVTPYDTFDEFNRIYVPGSYQSASGYGNSWSPDHANVAKLFSPNNDGNYEGFVWMNEATPNFKFTPGPSWSGDRGDVNSSGNTGNLASPGNNIQPVDGAGTYFFQVNWNNNTYVMSKRQVAIIGAATPNGWGTPTYMTFDTNPASPYFQMYKIDIQLANDEFLIRMKDDWSVKFGSLSGGVDNVTTGGSQYKVKLNGGNMKMPTAGNYRVVLDIRNSANYNIRFYPI, encoded by the coding sequence ATGAAAAAAATATTTTTAACTGTATTAATGGGAGCTCTTGCTTCATTGTCTTCATGTAGTGATGAAACCTTTGATCCTGTTGCTTCAAACAGCACAATAAATTTAACTGCTCCAACAGGTGGGTCATTTGTTTTAAGTGCTGCTTCAGCTGGTTCAACTGCTACAACAGTAAAATGGACAAGCGCTGATTTTGGTTTTAACGCTGCGGTTACTTATTCGCTACAAGCTGTAAAAAGTAATCAAACGTTTACAGCTACATCTGGAAGTTTCCCATTAGGAACTTTTTCTTCTACTCAAAGTAGTCTAGAAAAAGCTTTAACGCAAAGACAATTAAACAACTTAATTTTATCTGCAAACGGTAACATTGGTACTGCTGAAACATTTAAAATTAGAGTTATTGGAAGACCTTCAACTCAGTTGTCTTCATCTACAAATGGTGTAGTTGCAATTTCTAATGAAGTTACTATCACTGTTACTCCTTATGACACATTTGATGAGTTTAACAGAATTTATGTTCCGGGAAGCTATCAAAGTGCGAGTGGATATGGTAACAGCTGGTCTCCCGACCACGCAAATGTAGCAAAATTATTCTCTCCAAATAACGATGGAAATTATGAAGGTTTTGTTTGGATGAATGAAGCAACGCCTAATTTTAAATTTACTCCGGGACCATCTTGGTCTGGCGATAGAGGTGATGTAAATTCTTCTGGAAATACTGGAAATTTAGCTTCTCCTGGCAACAATATACAACCAGTAGATGGTGCAGGAACGTATTTCTTCCAAGTTAATTGGAACAATAATACGTATGTAATGTCAAAAAGACAAGTAGCAATTATTGGTGCTGCAACGCCTAATGGATGGGGCACTCCAACTTACATGACTTTTGATACAAATCCAGCTTCACCTTATTTCCAAATGTATAAAATTGATATTCAATTAGCGAATGATGAATTCCTTATTAGAATGAAAGACGATTGGTCTGTTAAATTTGGTTCATTAAGTGGTGGTGTTGATAATGTAACTACTGGAGGTTCTCAATACAAAGTAAAATTAAACGGTGGTAACATGAAAATGCCAACCGCTGGTAATTACAGAGTTGTATTAGATATCAGAAATTCTGCAAATTATAATATAAGATTTTATCCTATATAA
- a CDS encoding alpha-amylase family glycosyl hydrolase — protein MKKIFYLATLLVTHIFFGQVSISPYPFDVNQQITISVNLGQSQCNSIPISANKVYMHAGIGNDTNAWGYSVVGNWGLDNGVGLMTNQGNGVWSITLTPSTYFNLNTTQQNAATKMGLVFRNASGSQEMKNPPSCQDFIYNVGNFQVTLLSHTVNTSYLINSGSDVNIVAQNTGGNATYSLTANNSPVSCSNTVTNFFTCSDTNITSNKTYVLSATIGATTITKQFNVIVIPNVVNAMMPTGLVDGINYDEFDPTKVTLVLNAPAKDFIYVAGNFNNWQPTTAHLMKKDPTTGKYWLELTNLTPSADYAYQYWICDNTNRPANSPAIVKTADPFSTLVLSPYDDSEIINLGVYPGLPTYNLIAAGQEREVTYFKTGETPYAWSTSSQNFTKPSKKDLVIYEVLVRDFDTNRTYQDLINKINHFKNLGINAIQLMPVMEFEGNESWGYNTVYHLALDKRYGPPNKLKEFVDLCHQNGIAVILDVALNHVFGRSPLVRMWMQDADNDGWGDSVPTTTENPYINQYAKHSYSVGSDLNHFNEPNNLTNTYVVRTLQQWIQEFKIDGFRWDLTKGFTNQCSAGDDACTNGYRSDRVAKMKWYADKQWEFDPNSYVIFEHLGVGGSATEEAEWAAYNANGNTKGIMYWKKMTDNYASLLKGNFTDVSGVTNTNNRCIGYAESHDEERILYKAINEAGQTQNDLPKALKRMQTLGSVFFLVPGPKMIWHFSELGWNNSLWQCSNGAVSYSSPDCKLDTKPQPQWTSPWQTDTNRQDVYSTFSKLIKLRTTENVFENGQHQWDLTTTGKPRLSVWNATTPQSTLSYVLALTNFSDTDYFPAVGFPYTGTWYNLMDNTPVVVTNVNMQVQIEAGGFRVYGNQPLAALNQNGFESDNPLVLYPNPTRTSFYLSQDVAQVEIYTISGQLVKTYNNVIAQNELPIEFLENGVYFVKIKTSDGLVETKKLIKE, from the coding sequence ATGAAAAAAATATTTTATTTAGCTACGCTACTGGTAACACACATCTTTTTTGGTCAAGTAAGCATTAGTCCTTATCCATTCGATGTTAATCAACAAATTACAATATCGGTAAACCTTGGTCAAAGTCAATGTAACTCAATACCCATTTCAGCAAACAAAGTATATATGCATGCGGGAATTGGTAATGATACGAATGCTTGGGGCTATAGTGTCGTTGGTAATTGGGGATTAGATAATGGCGTTGGTTTAATGACAAATCAAGGAAATGGAGTTTGGAGTATTACATTAACTCCCAGTACTTATTTTAATTTAAATACTACACAACAAAATGCTGCTACAAAGATGGGATTGGTGTTTAGAAATGCTTCTGGTAGTCAAGAGATGAAAAATCCTCCAAGCTGTCAAGATTTCATTTATAATGTAGGGAATTTTCAGGTCACACTTCTTTCACACACTGTAAACACATCCTATTTAATCAATTCTGGTTCAGACGTTAATATTGTAGCGCAAAATACAGGTGGTAATGCCACCTACTCTCTTACTGCAAATAATAGTCCCGTAAGTTGTTCTAATACAGTTACGAATTTTTTTACATGTTCAGACACAAATATTACTTCAAATAAAACATATGTATTGTCTGCCACAATTGGTGCAACAACTATTACAAAACAATTTAATGTTATAGTTATTCCGAACGTCGTAAATGCCATGATGCCTACTGGTCTTGTAGATGGTATAAATTATGATGAATTTGATCCTACTAAAGTCACTTTAGTACTTAATGCGCCAGCAAAAGATTTTATTTATGTTGCGGGAAATTTTAATAACTGGCAACCTACAACTGCACACTTAATGAAAAAAGACCCTACGACAGGTAAATACTGGCTTGAACTTACAAATCTTACTCCAAGTGCTGATTATGCTTATCAATATTGGATTTGTGACAATACAAACAGGCCTGCTAATTCACCAGCTATAGTAAAAACAGCAGATCCATTTTCTACTTTAGTACTCTCCCCTTATGATGATTCAGAAATTATAAATTTAGGCGTATATCCTGGTTTACCTACCTACAATTTAATAGCGGCTGGGCAAGAACGAGAAGTTACTTACTTCAAAACAGGAGAAACACCCTACGCATGGAGTACATCTTCACAAAATTTTACTAAACCAAGCAAAAAAGATTTGGTTATTTATGAAGTATTAGTTCGTGATTTTGATACAAATAGAACCTATCAAGACCTTATAAATAAAATCAATCATTTCAAAAACTTAGGAATTAATGCAATACAATTAATGCCTGTTATGGAATTTGAAGGAAATGAAAGTTGGGGTTATAACACCGTATATCATTTAGCCTTAGATAAGCGCTATGGCCCTCCAAATAAATTAAAAGAATTTGTTGACTTATGCCATCAAAATGGAATTGCTGTAATCTTAGATGTTGCATTAAACCATGTTTTTGGCCGTTCACCGTTAGTTAGAATGTGGATGCAAGATGCAGATAATGACGGCTGGGGAGATAGTGTGCCAACAACAACCGAAAATCCATACATCAACCAATATGCAAAACATTCGTATAGCGTTGGTAGTGATTTAAACCATTTCAATGAACCAAACAATCTAACCAACACCTATGTGGTAAGAACTTTACAACAATGGATTCAAGAATTTAAAATTGATGGATTTAGATGGGATTTAACAAAAGGATTCACTAACCAATGTTCTGCTGGAGATGATGCTTGTACAAACGGTTATCGTTCAGACAGAGTAGCTAAAATGAAGTGGTATGCTGACAAACAATGGGAATTTGACCCAAATTCATATGTAATATTTGAACATTTAGGAGTAGGTGGTTCTGCAACTGAAGAAGCAGAATGGGCTGCCTATAACGCTAATGGGAATACTAAAGGTATTATGTATTGGAAAAAAATGACTGATAATTATGCTAGTTTATTAAAAGGTAATTTTACGGATGTTTCAGGGGTAACAAATACCAATAACAGATGTATAGGTTATGCTGAAAGTCATGATGAGGAACGTATTTTATATAAAGCTATTAATGAAGCTGGACAAACACAAAATGATTTACCAAAAGCCTTAAAAAGAATGCAGACACTAGGCAGTGTGTTTTTTTTAGTTCCTGGACCTAAAATGATTTGGCACTTTAGCGAACTCGGATGGAATAATTCATTATGGCAATGCAGTAATGGTGCTGTGTCTTATTCAAGTCCTGACTGTAAACTAGATACAAAACCACAACCTCAATGGACAAGTCCTTGGCAAACGGACACTAACAGGCAAGATGTGTATTCGACTTTTTCAAAACTAATAAAATTACGAACCACAGAAAATGTTTTCGAAAACGGACAACATCAATGGGATTTAACAACAACCGGAAAACCAAGATTAAGTGTTTGGAATGCAACTACACCCCAAAGCACTTTAAGCTATGTATTAGCGCTAACAAACTTTTCTGATACTGATTATTTTCCTGCCGTGGGCTTCCCTTATACGGGAACATGGTACAATTTAATGGATAATACTCCTGTAGTGGTAACAAACGTAAACATGCAAGTGCAAATTGAAGCTGGAGGTTTTAGAGTATATGGTAACCAACCTTTAGCGGCATTAAATCAAAATGGGTTTGAATCAGACAATCCACTGGTTTTATATCCAAATCCTACACGGACTAGTTTTTATCTTTCTCAAGATGTAGCTCAAGTTGAAATTTATACTATTAGTGGTCAACTTGTTAAGACTTACAATAACGTAATAGCACAAAACGAATTACCTATTGAATTTTTAGAAAATGGTGTTTATTTTGTTAAAATCAAAACTTCTGATGGTTTAGTGGAAACTAAAAAACTAATTAAAGAATAA
- a CDS encoding DUF3050 domain-containing protein — translation MNAIDTIQEQIKSYKQHLLHHSLYEKVTTLEELHVFLENHVYAVWDFMSLLKALQAKLTCTTTPWLPVGNPAVRYLINEIVVAEETDLALDGSRQSHYEMYVDAMKACGASIQEVACFLEHVQTTKNIFVSIKKSNLHPNVKAFLDFTFRVIEEGKAHKIASAFTFGREDLIPNMFTEILRNFQQNFPEIDLSKLIYYFERHIELDADEHGPMAMQMIAELCGDSEQKWKEVELVSIEALEKRIGLWNAIEEQIVLKKELV, via the coding sequence ATGAATGCTATAGATACAATTCAGGAACAAATTAAAAGTTATAAGCAGCACTTATTACATCATTCGTTATACGAAAAAGTAACTACGCTTGAAGAGCTTCATGTTTTTCTAGAAAATCATGTATATGCTGTTTGGGATTTTATGTCATTACTAAAGGCCCTACAAGCAAAATTAACGTGTACTACAACACCTTGGTTACCTGTCGGAAATCCAGCAGTGAGGTATTTAATCAATGAAATTGTTGTAGCAGAAGAAACAGACTTAGCATTAGACGGATCGCGTCAAAGTCATTATGAAATGTATGTAGATGCGATGAAGGCTTGTGGTGCTTCCATACAAGAGGTGGCGTGTTTTTTAGAACATGTTCAGACCACTAAAAACATTTTTGTTTCTATTAAAAAAAGTAATTTACATCCAAATGTTAAAGCATTTTTAGATTTTACGTTTAGGGTAATTGAAGAAGGGAAAGCTCATAAAATTGCATCGGCATTTACGTTTGGTAGAGAAGATTTGATTCCGAATATGTTTACTGAAATTTTACGAAATTTTCAACAAAATTTTCCTGAAATAGATTTGTCTAAATTGATTTATTATTTTGAACGTCATATTGAATTAGATGCTGACGAACACGGTCCAATGGCTATGCAAATGATTGCTGAACTTTGTGGCGATTCTGAACAAAAATGGAAAGAAGTAGAACTAGTATCGATTGAAGCTTTAGAAAAACGAATTGGACTTTGGAATGCTATAGAAGAACAAATAGTCTTAAAAAAAGAATTGGTATAA
- a CDS encoding acyl-CoA dehydrogenase family protein, whose product MKPDLFQAPDYYLLDDLLTEEHKLIRDSARAWVKKEVSPIIEEYAQRAEFPKQIIKGLAEIGGFGPYIPVEYGGAGLDHISYGLIMQEIERGDSGVRSTSSVQSSLVMYPIWKYGNEEQRMKYLPKLATGEMMGCFGLTEPDFGSNPGGMVTNFKDKGDHYLLNGAKMWISNAPFADIAVVWAKNEEGRIHGLIVERGMEGFSTPETHNKWSLRASATGELIFDNVKVPKENLLPNKSGLGAPLGCLDSARYGIAWGAIGAAMDCYDTALRYSKERIQFDKPIGATQLQQKKLAEMITEITKAQLLTWRLGVLRNEGRATSAQISMAKRNNVDMAIHIAREARQMLGGMGITGEYSIMRHMMNLESVITYEGTHDIHLLITGMDVTGLPAFK is encoded by the coding sequence ATGAAACCAGATTTATTTCAAGCACCTGATTACTATCTTTTAGATGATTTGTTAACAGAAGAGCATAAGCTTATTCGAGATTCGGCAAGAGCATGGGTAAAAAAAGAAGTTTCTCCTATAATTGAAGAGTATGCACAACGTGCCGAGTTTCCCAAACAAATTATTAAAGGATTAGCCGAAATAGGTGGGTTTGGCCCTTATATTCCTGTAGAATATGGTGGCGCAGGATTAGACCACATTTCGTATGGGTTAATCATGCAAGAAATTGAACGCGGTGATTCAGGAGTTCGTTCTACGTCTTCCGTACAATCTTCGTTGGTTATGTATCCGATATGGAAATATGGAAATGAAGAACAACGCATGAAGTATTTGCCAAAATTAGCAACTGGTGAAATGATGGGTTGTTTTGGGTTAACAGAGCCTGATTTTGGTTCAAATCCTGGAGGAATGGTAACTAATTTTAAAGATAAGGGAGACCATTATTTGTTAAACGGTGCAAAAATGTGGATTTCTAATGCGCCTTTTGCAGATATAGCAGTAGTGTGGGCAAAAAATGAAGAAGGGAGAATACATGGACTGATTGTAGAACGAGGAATGGAAGGTTTTTCTACTCCAGAAACGCACAATAAATGGTCACTAAGGGCATCTGCTACAGGAGAATTGATTTTTGATAATGTCAAAGTACCTAAAGAAAACTTATTACCAAATAAATCTGGATTAGGTGCGCCACTTGGTTGTTTAGATTCGGCTCGTTATGGTATCGCATGGGGTGCTATTGGCGCAGCTATGGATTGTTACGATACAGCTTTGCGTTATTCTAAAGAACGTATTCAGTTTGACAAACCTATTGGCGCGACACAATTACAACAAAAGAAATTAGCTGAAATGATTACTGAAATCACTAAGGCACAATTGTTAACGTGGAGATTAGGTGTATTACGAAATGAAGGCAGAGCTACTTCAGCGCAAATATCAATGGCTAAACGAAATAATGTAGATATGGCTATACACATTGCTCGTGAAGCACGTCAAATGCTAGGCGGAATGGGTATCACAGGTGAATATTCTATCATGCGCCATATGATGAATTTAGAATCTGTAATCACCTATGAAGGAACGCACGATATCCATTTATTAATTACCGGTATGGATGTAACAGGTTTACCTGCATTTAAATAA